From a region of the Gossypium raimondii isolate GPD5lz chromosome 10, ASM2569854v1, whole genome shotgun sequence genome:
- the LOC105776241 gene encoding valerianol synthase TPS1B: MAVQVQGSVLGNTNILLCLSKAPSPPFPTLFPLRLHKAKRCCFVAAHSTSSTKATPLSSNHRESGRPLANFPPDIWGDRFLTLSFDISELNRCSRQVEELKETVKDILMASTTDPLHNVLLINSLCRLGVSYHFETEIEQQLTNCFDKLSKIIRNSAHNLHAIAIMFQVFRSHGYNMSSDIFNKFKDENGEFKVSDTKELISLYEASHFRINGELVLDKACAFTTSQLKSMVSRTSPHYAQYIENALYCPYQRGVPRLEARQYICFFEKDEDGDEARNDTLLKFAKYDFNRIQMMHQQELSNLCSEWKEENIESRLPYARSRIVECFFSAIAVYFEPCYARACNIYAKLLSTLVLTDDTYDAYGTYEELQYFTDAIQRFDIGVIEELPTNYLKLVYETILNIHNEAEDKMRKEGRSYAISYTINEFKKLAEAYFVERRWVHRSYVPTFDEYMDTAMTSSAGLVSVCQALVGMGEADETAYQWLINTDNKLHKALNKIGRLYDDLSTNEAEEKRGLVCGTSCYMKQYGVTRQEAVEAYREMIEIAWKDMNEGCLKPMPVSNKIAVRALNIARLVLVLYKKDDGLTRPELSLKDAIAKVLIHPIPL; this comes from the exons ATGGCAGTCCAAGTCCAAGGCAGTGTTTTGGGCAACACCAACATCCTCCTTTGCCTCTCTAAGGCTCCCTCTCCACCATTCCCAACGCTTTTTCCCCTACGCCTGCACAAGGCCAAGAGGTGCTGCTTTGTTGCAGCTCATTCCACAAGCTCCACAAAGGCTACGCCATTAAGCAGTAACCATCGAGAAAGTGGTCGTCCGTTGGCCAACTTTCCCCCAGACATATGGGGTGATCGTTTCCTCACTCTTTCCTTTGATATCTCG GAACTTAATCGATGCTCAAGACAAGTTGAAGAGTTGAAAGAAACGGTGAAGGATATTTTAATGGCTTCTACAACTGATCCTTTACACAATGTTCTTTTGATAAATTCATTATGCCGCCTAGGAGTATCCTACCACTTCGAGACCGAAATAGAGCAACAATTAACCaactgttttgataaattaagtaaaatcattcGTAACAGTGCGCATAATTTGCACGCAATTGCAATCATGTTTCAAGTTTTCAGATCTCATGGTTATAATATGTCTTCTG ATATTTTTAACAAGTTCAAAGATGAGAATGGTGAGTTCAAAGTTAGTGATACAAAAGAGCTGATAAGTTTATATGAAGCTTCCCATTTCAGAATAAATGGTGAACTCGTTCTTGATAAAGCTTGTGCTTTCACAACATCACAATTGAAGTCCATGGTAAGCCGAACAAGTCCTCACTATGCCCAATACATCGAAAATGCTCTCTATTGCCCCTACCAAAGAGGGGTTCCAAGACTAGAAGCAAGgcaatatatatgttttttcgAAAAAGATGAAGATGGTGATGAAGCAAGGAATGATACGTTACTAAAGTTTGCTAAGTATGATTTCAATCGGATCCAAATGATGCATCAACAGGAACTAAGCAACCTTTGTAG TGAgtggaaagaagaaaatatagaaTCAAGGCTTCCATATGCAAGAAGTAGAATTGTGGAGTGCTTTTTCTCGGCGATAGCGGTTTATTTTGAACCGTGTTATGCACGTGCTTGCAACATATATGCTAAACTGTTATCAACCTTAGTACTCACTGATGATACTTACGATGCCTATGGTACCTATGAAGAACTCCAATATTTCACCGATGCAATCCAAAG ATTTGATATTGGTGTTATAGAGGAACTTCCAACAAATTACTTGAAACTTGTTTACGAGACTATCTTAAATATTCACAATGAAGCTGAGGATAAGATGAGAAAGGAAGGGAGATCTTATGCCATTTCCTACACTATAAATGAG ttcaagaaattagCAGAAGCCTATTTTGTTGAGCGACGTTGGGTGCATAGAAGTTATGTGCCAACATTTGATGAGTATATGGACACTGCAATGACGTCAAGTGCAGGCCTTGTTTCAGTCTGTCAAGCCCTGGTAGGAATGGGAGAAGCAGATGAAACTGCATATCAATGGCTGATCAATACTGATAACAAACTTCATAAAGCCCTCAACAAAATTGGTCGTCTCTACGATGATCTCTCAACTAATGAG GCTGAAGAAAAGAGGGGACTGGTTTGTGGAACCAGTTGTTACATGAAACAATATGGTGTTACAAGACAGGAAGCGGTCGAAGCTTACAGGGAAATGATTGAGATTGCTTGGAAAGACATGAACGAAGGTTGTCTTAAACCAATGCCTGTCTCAAACAAAATTGCGGTGCGAGCTCTTAACATTGCACGTTTAGTTTTGGTTCTTTACAAGAAAGACGATGGATTGACAAGGCCTGAACTATCTTTGAAAGATGCCATCGCCAAAGTGCTCATTCATCCCATACCCCTTTAA